The following DNA comes from Micromonospora chokoriensis.
ACGGATCGCCGGCCCGGTGACCAGCACGTCCCCCGCCGAGTCCGACCGGACCACCAATGCGGTCCGCACCGGCCCGTCGGGCGGGGTGGTCGGCAGCACGGCCCGTTGCCGGCGCAGGATCTCGTCCACCGCCGCCGGCAGGTCGGAGGCCGTCCATCCGGCGGCGGCGATCTCCTCCGGTCTCGTCACCGGAGTGGGCACCAGGACGCCCGTCGCCCCGGCGGCCAGCGCGGCGGCGACGTCCCGGCCGATGTCGCCCACCATCACACACCGGGACGCGGTGGTGCCCAGCTCCCGGGCGGCGGCGTACACCAGTCCCGGTGCCGGCTTACGGCAGTCGCACCGGTCCTCGTCGTCGTGTGGGCAGACCAGCCAGGCGTCGAACCGGCCCAGCAACTCCTCGACGCGGGCGTGCACCGCCCGCATCTGCTCGCCGGTGAAGTAGCCCCGGGCCAGACCCGACTGGTTCGTGACCACCGCCAGCCGCAGCCCGGCCGCCCGCAACCGGTCCAGCGCGGCCCGCGCTCCCGGCACCGGTCGCACCTTCTCCGGGTCGCCGTTGTACGGGACGTCCTCGATCAGCGTGCCGTCGCGGTCCAGCAGCACGGCGTCGTACAGGACGGGTCGGAGGCTTCCAGCGGTGCCCGGCAAGCCGGCACGGTCAGCAGCGGCGTAAACCGGGGCTGACCTGCGCTGATAGCGATCCTCCTGGTCCTGTCGCACAGCCGGCGGGTTCCCTGCGCCCCGAGGAGTAAACGTCGTCGCCGAGGGGGTGGGCCAGCGCCACCAGCGGCGCCCCGCGTCGGCCTTACCCGCCGTGCCGGAGAAGCTAACCCGCCGGTCGTTAGCGCCGTCGTGGCGCGGGTATGGGAATCCAGTGGCGATTGTGGAGAAAGTGATCGACGCTCCCCCGCAGCAGGTGTTCGACGTGCTGGCCGACGGGTGGACGTACAGCGACTGGGTGGTCGGCACGGCACACATGCGCGACGTCGACGAGGCCTGGCCCCGGGTGGGCAGCCAACTGCACCACCGGGCCGGGCCGTGGCCGTTCTCGCTGCAGGACGCGTCGACGGTGCTGGTCTGCGAACCGCCGCACCGACTGGTGCTGAAG
Coding sequences within:
- a CDS encoding SRPBCC family protein gives rise to the protein MEKVIDAPPQQVFDVLADGWTYSDWVVGTAHMRDVDEAWPRVGSQLHHRAGPWPFSLQDASTVLVCEPPHRLVLKAGLWPAGEAIVAFTLEPVGEDATRVRIGEDFAAGPLRWLHNKLNDLVLHLRNRETLDRLADIATRQKG